The Oenanthe melanoleuca isolate GR-GAL-2019-014 chromosome 1A, OMel1.0, whole genome shotgun sequence genome contains a region encoding:
- the TMEM60 gene encoding transmembrane protein 60: protein MRMSLAQRVLLTWLFTLLFLIMLVLKLDEKAPWNWFLIFIPVWIFDTILLVMLIVKMAGRCKSGFDPRNGSQNMKKKVWYLIAMLLKLAFCLALCAKLQRFTTMKLAYVFIPLWALLIGGMVELGYNIFYVRRD, encoded by the coding sequence ATGAGAATGTCCCTGGCGCAAAGAGTGCTGCTGACATGGCTTTTTACGTTGCTCTTCCTGATCATGCTGGTGCTGAAGTTGGATGAGAAAGCACCGTGGAACTGGTTCCTCATTTTTATTCCAGTGTGGATATTTGATACAATTCTTCTAGTTATGTTAATTGTAAAAATGGCTGGGAGGTGCAAGTCTGGCTTTGACCCTCGCAACGGCTCCCAGAACATGAAGAAGAAAGTCTGGTACCTGATTGCAATGCTGCTGAAACTGGCCTTCTGCCTCGCCCTGTGTGCGAAGCTGCAGCGATTCACCACCATGAAACTGGCCTACGTCTTCATCCCGCTCTGGGCCTTGCTGATTGGGGGCATGGTTGAACTTGGATATAATATCTTCTATGTACGAAGAGACTAA